A window of the Hordeum vulgare subsp. vulgare chromosome 5H, MorexV3_pseudomolecules_assembly, whole genome shotgun sequence genome harbors these coding sequences:
- the LOC123398065 gene encoding amino acid permease 3-like encodes MAVGNGGAKKVVAPMEVSVEAGNGGDEAWMDDDGRPRRSGTFWTASAHIITAVIGSGVLSLAWAIAQLGWVAGPAVMLLFAAVIYYTSTLLAECYRTGDPATGKRNYTYMDAVRSNLGGPKVIFCGVIQYANLVGVAIGYTIASSISMRAIRRADCFHANGHADPCKSSSNPYMILFGLVQIVFSQIPDFDQIWWLSIVAAVMSFTYSGIGLSLGITQTISNGGIKGSLTGISIGVGITATQKVWRSLQAFGDIAFAYSFSNILIEIQDTIRAPPPSEAKVMKQATRLSVATTTVFYMLCGCMGYAAFGDAAPDNLLTGFGFYEPFWLLDIANVAIVVHLVGAYQVFCQPIFAFVERWAASTWPDSVFISREFRVGPFALSVFRLTWRSAFVCLTTVFAMLLPFFGNVVGLLGAVSFWPLTVYFPVEMYIRQRGVPGRSTQGICLRMLSVGCLIVSIAAAAGSIANVIEALKVYKPFSG; translated from the exons ATGGCGGTAGGCAACGGCGGCGCCAAGAAAGTGGTGGCGCCAATGGAGGTGTCGGTGGAGGCCGGGAACGGCGGGGACGAGGCATGGATGGACGACGACGGCCGGCCACGCCGCTCCGGCACGTTCTGGACGGCGAGTGCGCACATCATCACGGCCGTCATCGGCTCCGGCGTGCTATCGCTGGCCTGGGCCATCGCGCAGCTCGGTTGGGTGGCCGGCCCCGCTGTCATGCTCCTCTTCGCCGCCGTTATCTACTACACCTCCACCCTGCTCGCCGAGTGCTACCGCACGGGTGACCCGGCCACCGGGAAGCGCAACTACACCTATATGGACGCCGTCCGCTCCAACCTTGGTGGTCCCAAGGTCATCTTCTGCGGTGTCATCCAGTACGCCAATCTCGTCGGCGTCGCCATCGGCTACACTATCGCCTCCTCCATCAGCATGCGGGCCATCAGGAGGGCCGACTGTTTCCATGCCAATGGACACGCCGACCCTTGCAAGAGCTCCAGCAACCCATACATGATCCTCTTCGGCCTCGTGCAGATCGTCTTCTCGCAGATCCCCGACTTCGATCAGATATGGTGGCTATCAATCGTCGCCGCCGTCATGTCCTTCACCTACTCCGGCATTGGACTCTCCCTGGGCATCACCCAAACCATAT CCAATGGTGGAATCAAGGGCAGCCTCACAGGCATCAGCATCGGCGTCGGTATCACGGCCACGCAGAAGGTGTGGCGCAGCCTGCAGGCATTTGGCGACATCGCCTTCGCCTACTCCTTCTCCAACATCCTCATAGAAATCCAG GACACGATCAGGGCGCCGCCGCCGTCTGAGGCGAAGGTGATGAAGCAGGCGACGCGGCTAAGCGTGGCGACGACGACAGTGTTCTACATGCTGTGCGGGTGCATGGGGTACGCGGCGTTCGGCGACGCAGCCCCCGACAACCTCCTCACCGGCTTCGGATTCTACGAGCCCTTCTGGCTGCTGGACATCGCCAACGTGGCCATCGTCGTCCACCTCGTCGGCGCCTACCAGGTCTTCTGCCAGCCCATCTTCGCCTTCGTCGAGCGCTGGGCTGCGTCCACATGGCCCGACAGCGTCTTCATCTCCCGCGAGTTCCGGGTGGGGCCATTCGCGCTCAGCGTGTTCCGGCTCACGTGGCGGTCGGCGTTCGTCTGCCTCACCACCGTCTTCGCCATGCTGCTCCCCTTCTTCGGCAACGTGGTGGGACTTCTGGGAGCCGTCTCCTTCTGGCCGCTCACCGTCTACTTCCCCGTCGAGATGTACATCAGGCAGCGCGGCGTGCCCGGGAGGAGCACGCAGGGGATCTGCCTTAGGATGCTCAGCGTCGGATGCCTCATCGTGTCCATCGCCGCCGCAGCGGGCTCCATCGCCAACGTTATCGAAGCGCTCAAAGTGTACAAGCCGTTCAGCGGCTGA